The genomic segment ACGCCCAAGGGTGCTGTTCACATCGCCAACGATGTCTTGGCCGATCTCGCCGGCTACGCCGCGCTTGAGAGCTACGGAGTCGTCGGGATGGCTTCGCCGACACTGGCCGAGGGGGTCGCTCAGTTGCTTCCCCGTCAGAAGCTGCGCAAAGGAGTTAAGGTCGTTGGTTCCGACGACGGTGTGTCGGTCGACCTCTATGTCGTCATCGAGCACGGAACCAATCTCACCGAGGTCTCACACAACCTCGCGAACAGCGTGCGCTACGTCCTGACCCACACTGCCGACGTCCCCGTGGCGCGCATCGACG from the Coriobacteriia bacterium genome contains:
- a CDS encoding Asp23/Gls24 family envelope stress response protein gives rise to the protein MSDTPKGAVHIANDVLADLAGYAALESYGVVGMASPTLAEGVAQLLPRQKLRKGVKVVGSDDGVSVDLYVVIEHGTNLTEVSHNLANSVRYVLTHTADVPVARIDVHVQGVKVRQSK